Proteins co-encoded in one Arachis hypogaea cultivar Tifrunner chromosome 13, arahy.Tifrunner.gnm2.J5K5, whole genome shotgun sequence genomic window:
- the LOC112738029 gene encoding LOW QUALITY PROTEIN: protein DETOXIFICATION 51-like (The sequence of the model RefSeq protein was modified relative to this genomic sequence to represent the inferred CDS: inserted 1 base in 1 codon) encodes MESTKTEHDYHYSFIEDKENTSSSCFSEIMEELKSLLLLAFPIALTALIFYSRSIVSMLFLGHLGDLQLAAGSLAIALANITGYSVLSGLALGMEPLCSQAFGANRPKLLSLTLHRCIIFLLLSSLPISLLWLNISAILRSLHQHPDIATLARTYLLFSLPDLVTNSFLHPIRIYLRAQGITHPLTQASLAGTLLHLPFNYILVTRLRFGVAGVAAASAASNLSILLSLVGRVWLSGLHRPTWSPPTRDCLAGWKPLLRLAAPSCLSVCLEWWWYEIMIVLCGLLMDPTATVASMGVLIQTTSFIYVFPSSLGFAVSTRVGNELGANRPFRAKLSAVVSVFLSAMMGFSAMVFATAMRHIWGRMFTTDEDILRLTSAALPILGLCEIGNCPQTVGCGVVRGTARPSMAANVNLSAFYLVGXPVAVGLGFWLDVGFRGLWLGLLSAQVCCAGLMLYVIGTTEWEYEAQRAQLLTLADDVEGDDSGVDDDGRKVSLTGVATVTPSPC; translated from the exons ATGGAGAGTACTAAAACAGAGCACGATTACCACTACAGCTTCATTGAGGACAAAGAAAACACCTCATCATCATGCTTCtcagaaatcatggaagaactcAAATCCCTCCTTCTCTTGGCCTTCCCCATCGCACTCACAGCCCTCATTTTCTACTCCCGCTCCATCGTCTCCATGCTCTTCCTCGGCCACCTCGGAGACCTCCAGCTCGCAGCAGGCTCCCTCGCCATCGCTCTCGCCAACATCACCGGCTACTCCGTCCTCTCCGGCCTCGCCCTCGGCATGGAGCCACTCTGTTCCCAGGCCTTCGGGGCCAACCGCCCAAAGCTACTCTCCCTCACACTCCACCGCTGcatcatcttcctcctcctctcctcCTTACCAATCTCCCTCCTCTGGCTCAATATCTCCGCCATCCTCCGCTCCCTCCACCAGCACCCTGACATCGCCACCCTGGCACGCACCTACCTCCTCTTCTCCCTCCCTGACCTCGTAACAAACTCATTCCTCCACCCAATCCGCATTTACCTTCGCGCGCAGGGCATCACCCACCCTCTCACCCAAGCCTCCCTCGCTGGCACCCTCCTCCACCTCCCCTTCAACTATATCCTCGTCACGCGCCTCCGCTTCGGCGTCGCGGGTGTTGCTGCTGCCTCCGCCGCCTCCAACCTCTCCATCCTCCTCTCCCTCGTCGGACGCGTCTGGCTCTCCGGCCTCCACCGCCCCACGTGGTCCCCGCCCACCCGCGACTGCCTCGCCGGCTGGAAGCCCCTCCTCCGTCTCGCCGCTCCTAGCTGCCTCTCCGTTTGCCTCGAGTGGTGGTGGTACGAGATAATGATCGTCCTCTGCGGGCTCCTCATGGACCCCACCGCAACCGTCGCTTCCATGGGTGTGCTCATCCAAACCACTTCCTTCATCTACGTGTTCCCTTCCTCCTTAGGGTTCGCTGTCTCCACTCGGGTGGGAAACGAGCTCGGCGCCAACCGCCCATTCAGAGCTAAGCTCTCTGCCGTGGTTTCCGTTTTCCTCTCTGCCATGATGGGCTTCTCGGCCATGGTTTTTGCCACCGCGATGAGGCACATATGGGGGAGGATGTTTACCACTGACGAGGATATCCTGCGGCTGACGTCGGCGGCGCTGCCAATTCTCGGGCTGTGCGAGATTGGGAACTGCCCGCAGACGGTGGGATGCGGGGTGGTGAGGGGGACGGCACGGCCCAGCATGGCGGCTAACGTCAACTTGAGCGCATTTTATTTGGTGG TGCCTGTGGCGGTTGGGCTTGGGTTCTGGCTGGATGTTGGGTTTCGCGGGCTTTGGCTGGGCCTGCTGTCGGCTCAGGTCTGTTGCGCGGGGCTGATGCTGTATGTGATTGGGACTACTGAATGGGAATACGAAGCCCAGCGGGCCCAGCTGCTGACGTTGGCAGATGACGTGGAGGGGGATGATTCCGGCGTTGATGACGATGGCCGGAAAGTTTCATTGACTGGCGTGGCCACCGTAACTCCATCGCCGTGTTGA